A window of the Chloroflexota bacterium genome harbors these coding sequences:
- a CDS encoding glycosyltransferase, whose product MSDINKYASIVGQGVIDELYLLAAKLKGKIIQNINSTPVGGGVAEILTRMIPLLRQLGINARWDVIKGNEKFFSITKKIHNALHGVNVQISSQDLEYFIEVNHENAQEIDPNADILFIHDPQPIALVDRKKEIGKKWVWRCHIDFTEPKLDIMNFLKSYIEKYDCAVFSAPAFSRDLNIPQVLISPSIDPLSDKNKELPQEVIDSVLERFGIDKERPIVTQISRFDYLKDPIGVIEAYKKVKKHINCQLVLAGGGATDDPEGLRVLEEVKSAATDDPDIHVIFLPPASDLEINALQRASTVILQKSLKEGFGLTVAEALWKAKPTIASAVGGIPLQIAHKYSGLLTYSIDGTAYYLKQLLNEPEYARRLGLHGKEHIKDNFLITRHIRDYLVLSLSLFYEGDVIYL is encoded by the coding sequence ATGTCAGACATTAACAAATACGCTTCTATAGTTGGTCAGGGAGTAATAGACGAATTATATCTTCTAGCTGCAAAACTCAAGGGGAAAATAATACAAAACATTAATTCAACACCCGTTGGCGGTGGCGTAGCTGAAATCCTCACCAGAATGATCCCTCTTCTGAGACAACTTGGCATTAACGCCAGATGGGATGTCATAAAGGGTAATGAGAAATTCTTTAGTATCACAAAGAAAATCCATAATGCTTTGCATGGTGTAAATGTTCAAATATCTTCTCAAGATTTGGAATATTTCATAGAAGTTAATCACGAAAATGCTCAAGAGATAGACCCTAATGCAGACATATTGTTTATCCATGACCCGCAGCCTATCGCTCTGGTTGATAGGAAGAAAGAAATCGGGAAGAAATGGGTATGGAGATGCCATATTGACTTTACAGAGCCGAAACTGGACATCATGAATTTCTTGAAATCCTACATTGAAAAATATGACTGTGCAGTATTTTCAGCTCCGGCATTTTCAAGGGATTTGAATATCCCTCAAGTGCTTATCTCGCCCTCGATAGACCCACTGAGTGATAAAAATAAAGAACTACCACAAGAGGTAATCGACTCCGTGCTTGAGCGTTTCGGGATCGACAAAGAGCGGCCCATAGTTACTCAGATATCCCGCTTCGATTACTTAAAAGATCCTATTGGTGTAATAGAGGCATACAAGAAAGTCAAAAAGCATATTAATTGCCAGCTTGTTTTGGCTGGCGGGGGTGCTACGGATGACCCAGAGGGATTGAGGGTCTTAGAAGAAGTAAAATCCGCTGCTACTGACGATCCGGACATACACGTTATATTTCTTCCTCCTGCGAGTGATCTAGAGATCAACGCACTGCAAAGAGCATCTACAGTGATCCTGCAAAAATCCTTAAAAGAGGGTTTTGGTTTAACAGTGGCAGAGGCATTGTGGAAAGCAAAACCAACCATAGCATCCGCAGTTGGTGGCATTCCGCTTCAGATAGCCCACAAATATTCCGGATTGCTCACCTACTCCATTGACGGGACCGCTTACTATTTGAAACAACTGCTCAATGAACCAGAATATGCAAGAAGACTCGGCTTACACGGTAAAGAACACATAAAGGATAACTTTCTTATCACAAGACATATTCGTGATTATCTGGTTCTTTCTCTTTCACTATTCTACGAGGGGGATGTAATTTATTTGTAG
- a CDS encoding DUF5752 family protein, producing the protein MSPPFRFRTQFHLVKLLGLKARNPVELLEGLKNVPTSSIYYHTHRFLQQHHYLSPEPPNDFAYWLTNILNLRELGELFASVDTVSFKSMEELRTEFIKILTDYISKGKHIAECPEGQDFCFMSCTTFVLPTPYVAHNLREFVEILSKISINSLYFHIFEARMRAQREENDFVAWFKAIGEEELARKLSGLDPYTITLEGLRQKIIQVASEYVRH; encoded by the coding sequence ATGAGTCCCCCATTTCGTTTTCGCACGCAATTTCATCTCGTTAAATTGCTCGGACTTAAAGCGAGAAATCCTGTTGAATTATTAGAGGGATTAAAAAATGTGCCCACCTCCTCGATCTATTATCATACACACAGATTTTTGCAGCAGCACCACTACCTCTCACCTGAGCCACCGAACGATTTTGCCTACTGGCTAACTAATATCCTTAATCTAAGAGAGCTGGGTGAATTGTTTGCCAGTGTGGATACCGTTAGCTTCAAAAGCATGGAGGAATTAAGAACGGAGTTTATTAAAATCTTAACTGACTATATTTCCAAAGGAAAACACATTGCTGAATGTCCAGAGGGACAAGATTTTTGCTTTATGAGTTGTACAACCTTTGTTTTGCCAACGCCTTATGTTGCGCATAATTTAAGAGAGTTTGTTGAGATACTCAGCAAGATAAGTATCAACTCTCTTTATTTTCACATCTTTGAGGCACGTATGCGAGCACAGAGGGAAGAGAACGATTTTGTGGCATGGTTTAAGGCAATAGGAGAGGAAGAGTTGGCCAGAAAACTTTCAGGGTTAGACCCCTACACTATCACATTAGAGGGTCTAAGACAAAAAATTATTCAGGTAGCAAGTGAATATGTCAGACATTAA